The following coding sequences lie in one Arachis stenosperma cultivar V10309 chromosome 5, arast.V10309.gnm1.PFL2, whole genome shotgun sequence genomic window:
- the LOC130980329 gene encoding uncharacterized protein LOC130980329: MEGTANLVVYRNGEIVRNTHEGVRFMSQNPFSFVVPCTMTLMELQNGLCQSMDNGTLMRVSRILYRNPIVVFGGLIQFDAMPITDDASMQRMFQIHRETQMRHPHIEVYVDFETVEAVAVQNDIDIHDDRAAVYQGMNSDSEEDFEATYEAGDEDEDGNVGVEAAAENVVVGPPSSQPMDVPPFMRELDLEAMHAPEFPEYTNIGVADAEDGEFRIGMKYNYRKSVVATIRSFTIAKGVDYEVYESEPQTFYAKCKMYGRGCDWLIRASLIRRKCCWEIRRYNGRHTCTVGAISQDHSKLDSNTVADTIKPLVETDPSIKVKSIITEVQSRFNYTISYRKAWLAKQKSIANVFGGWEDSYQALPWWLSVMVQKMPGSVVQIETRPLYNGNEEAQGVKILHRIFWSFNPCIRAFRHCKPLVQVDGTHLYGKYKGTLLVAVAQDGNQNIVPIAFASVEGETADAWHFFLRNLRMYLVRKDGVGMISDRHESIRAAVNHSGGDWQPPRARHRIRSHAQTNNRFRGLSISFVSYRDARHSAL, encoded by the exons ATGGAGGGCACCGCAAATTTGGTGGTGTATCGCAACGGTGAGATAGTACGTAATACTCATGAGGGAGTGAGGTTTATGTCCCAGAATCCGTTTTCGTTTGTGGTTCCATGCACGATGACGTTAATGGAGCTGCAGAACGGCCTCTGTCAAAGCATGGATAATGGTACGTTAATGAGAGTGAGCAGAATTCTGTACCGGAATCCGATTGTGGTTTTTGGTGGTCTAATACAGTTTGATGCCATGCCGATCACTGATGATGCGAGTATGCAGAGGATGTTTCAAATTCACCGGGAGACTCAGATGCGACACCCACATATTGAGGTGTACGTTGATTTTGAAACTGTAGAGGCAGTGGCGGTTCAGAATGATATAGATATACATGATGATAGAGCTGCAGTGTACCAAGGAATGAATAGTGACAGCGAAGAAGACTTCGAAGCCACTTATGAGGCCGGCGACGAAGATGAGGATGGTAATGTGGGAGTTGAGGCAGCAGCAGAGAATGTAGTGGTGGGTCCGCCGAGCAGTCAACCGATGGACGTTCCACCTTTTATGCGTGAGTTGGATCTCGAGGCCATGCATGCCCCCGAGTTTCCGGAATATACAAACATAG GTGTTGCCGATGCTGAGGACGGGGAGTTCCGGATTGGAATGAAATACAATTATAGAAAGTCGGTCGTTGCAACAATTAGAAGTTTCACTATTGCCAAAGGAGTTGACTATGAGGTGTATGAGTCTGAGCCACAGACGTTCTATGCAAAATGCAAGATGTACGGGCGTGGATGTGACTGGCTTATTCGAGCTAGCTTGATACGGAGAAAATGTTGTTGGGAGATACGAAGATACAACGGTAGGCACACGTGCACGGTCGGAGCGATTTCACAAGATCATTCCAAGTTGGACTCAAATACAGTTGCTGATACTATAAAGCCATTGGTCGAGACGGACCCGTCCATCAAGGTGAAATCTATAATTACGGAAGTCCAGTCAAGGTTCAACTATACCATTAGTTACCGAAAGGCTTGGTTGGCAAAGCAGAAGTCCATAGCCAACGTTTTTGGTGGTTGGGAGGATTCTTACcaagccttgccatggtggctCTCGGTCATGGTGCAGAAGATGCCTGGTTCAGTTGTCCAAATAGAAACACGACCACTGTACAACGGGAATGAGGAGGCGCAAGGTGTAAAAATACTTCATCGTATATTTTGGAGTTTCAATCCATGCATTAGGGCATTCAGGCATTGCAAGCCCCTGGTTCAGGTTGACGGCACACACCTATACGGAAAATACAAAGGTACACTTCTAGTCGCTGTTGCACAAGATGGGAACCAGAACATTGTGCCTATCGCCTTTGCCTCAGTGGAAGGAGAGACAGCTGATGCGTGGCACTTCTTTCTCAGGAATCTGCGAATGTATCTAGTTAGAAAAGACGGCGTGGGTATGATCTCAGACCGACATGAGTCAATACGGGCAGCAGTAAATCATTCCGGTGGCGACTGGCAACCTCCAAGAGCAAGACACCGCATTCGCTCCCATGCCCAAACAAACAACAGATTCAGAGGGCTATCCATCTCCTTTGTATCATATCGTGATGCACGACATAGTGCTCTGTAA
- the LOC130979411 gene encoding FCS-Like Zinc finger 2: MAGSNNQRHCFFDEDDSVVDTEPGHSGHNYFQYQHTLVSRTMGYATYYRNPGVRGAPFSLSSPRSAARFYDARFEDHQPHFLHSCFLCKKPLGENRDIFMYRGDTPFCSEECRLEQIEIDEAKEKNRNLSSSMKALRKKEQRKSTSPNRAQDYSFRTGTVAAA, encoded by the exons ATGGCTGGTTCAAATAACCAGAGGCATTGTTTCTTTGACGAAGACGATTCTGTGGTTGACACAGAGCCTGGCCATTCAGGTCACAACTACTTCCAATATCAACACACCCTTGTTTCCAGGACTATGGGATACGCTACCTATTACAGAAACCCTGGCGTTAGAGGAGCACCCTTCTCGCTTTCTTCGCCGAGATCTGCCGCCAGATTCTACGATGCAAGATTCGAAGATCACCAACCTCACTTCCTCCATTCTTGTTTCCTCTGCAAGAAGCCACTCGGGGAAAACAGAGACATCTTCATGTACAG GGGTGACACTCCTTTCTGTAGCGAAGAGTGCAGGCTAGAACAGATTGAGATAGACGAAGCTAAGGAGAAGAATCGGAACCTTTCTTCTTCCATGAAAGCTTTGAGAAAAAAGGAGCAAAGAAAATCCACATCACCAAACAGGGCTCAAGATTACTCTTTCCGTACAGGAACGGTTGCTGCCGCTTAG